In the Podospora bellae-mahoneyi strain CBS 112042 chromosome 4, whole genome shotgun sequence genome, one interval contains:
- a CDS encoding hypothetical protein (EggNog:ENOG503P4TX; COG:S) yields MSSGMSEDKISFAGTSEDSDSDHDSELLPKIRKRRSPEQTLLPSIFIKSLFFLLGLILGITIATIVSQQIQQGIEMDLDRQCAMRTSQYSPVLNEVDHAYSITSFNGSFMKEVVYRLQGSPRVDAAWEALGIEYRASIIPENEGIASGLTKHHVQRAKKYGGGFFVNVEGLHHLHCLNLVRKSLYFNYNYYKAIGDDAFDIEENIFKSHLTHCLDIVRQVLMCNVDNGVLGQVWTHQPNTKQPQAFPDFNTRHKCKNYEAVRVWAEAHQVPPDEELPADYIAPWDTDDVIPYIP; encoded by the exons ATGTCTTCAGGTATGTCCGAAGACAAGATTTCCTTTGCAGGGACAAGCGAAGACTCCGACTCGGATCATGATTCAGAGCTACTCCCCAAGATCCGAAAACGTCGTTCCCCAGAACAAACATTGTTGCCATCAATATTCATCAAGTCGCTTTTCTTTCTGCTAGGCTTGATTCTTGGCATAACAATAGCCACTATTGTCAGCCAACAAATCCAACAAGGAATAGAGATGGATTTGGACCGGCAATGTGCGATGCGCACGTCGCAGTACT CGCCCGTGCTTAACGAAGTTGATCACGCGTACTCAATCACGTCCTTTAATGGTTCATTTATGAAAGAAGTGGTATATCGTCTCCAAGGGTCGCCCAGAGTGGACGCGGCATGGGAGGCTTTGGGTATTGAGT ATAGAGCCTCCATCATCCCAGAGAATGAAGGGATTGCGAGCGGGCTCACAAAGCACCACGTTCAACGAGCAAAAAAATATGGAGGTGGTTTCTTCGTGAATGTGGAGGGCCTACACCACTTACATTGCCTG AATTTGGTTCGCAAGTCCCTTTACTTCAACTACAATTATTATAAGGCTATAGGCGATGACGCGTTTGACATCGAAGAAAATATCTTCAAAAGTCACCTTA CACATTGCTTAGATATCGTTCGACAAGTGCTCATGTGCAATGTGGATAATGGGGTGCTTGGGCAAGTATGGACTCATCAACCAAATACGAAGCAACCTCAGGCATTCCCCGATTTCAACACCCGACACAAATGCAAAAATTATGAGGCAGTTCGTGTATGGGCTGAGGCACATCAGGTGCCACCTGATGAGGAGCTTCCTGCCGACTATATTGCTCCTTGGGATACAGATGATGTCATCCCATACATCCCTTGA
- a CDS encoding hypothetical protein (EggNog:ENOG503PGJN) translates to MTLAKQAVRHEEKRVRSETPESDRVENKEGSRLRPRKPLGDQGTYSEKIGYLGEKCIFDLFSLHNLPNWSGETNWTSSLRSLQNLFEDFPIHQEKHHADFTYHDTTGAMREALRQEGLENYEGDANNVYILVRVFDMRERHGGLRWFP, encoded by the exons ATGACTCTTGCCAAGCAAGCTGTACGCCACGAGGAGAAAAGGGTCAGGTCGGAGACACCCGAGAGTGACCGAGTCGAGAACAAAGAGGGAAGCAGGTTGAGGCCGAGGAAACCACTTGGTGATCAAGGGACGTACAGCGAAAAGATTGGCTATCTTGGAGAGAAATGC ATATTTGACCTTTTTAGCCTGCACAACCTACCCAACTGGTCCGGTGAGACAAACTGGACCAGCAGTCTACGCAGCCTTCAAAATCTGTTTGAAGATTTCCCAATCCACCAAGAGAAGCACCACGCTGATTTCACCTATCACGACACAACGGGGGCAATGCGTGAAGCGCTCCGTCAAGAGGGG TTGGAAAACTACGAGGGTGATGCGAACAATGTCTACATACTGGTCAGGGTGTTTGATATGCGAGAGCGTcatggggggttgaggtggtttCCCTAG